One genomic region from Paramormyrops kingsleyae isolate MSU_618 chromosome 24, PKINGS_0.4, whole genome shotgun sequence encodes:
- the LOC140582443 gene encoding uncharacterized protein yields the protein MILGDFNIHVDTPSCHSAAEFLHLLDSLNLQQHVDAPTHSKGHTLDLVISSYVPIKKLQVRDLGLSDHKAIYMELPFSYSSHCKPERQINFRSIKNIDPDALALDLQHISCDPTTFSSVTETMDFYNHSLSSLLDHHAPIRTRTVTFARSAPWYTSELRRMKSAGRILERRFKASGLTVHMQAYREHQKAYAKSLKDARSRFYSSIINSNPRNSRQLFSTINHLLQPQTTSPSDATVENCNNFMNFFRDKIITIRSLLSSPPSPSATFTTLSESLPGPSRPLRHFSTVTLQEVEAIITKMKPSTCVLDPLPTVLVKSNLAILSPLITQVINLSLQAGHVPPALKNAVIRPLLKKHTLDPDQLINYRPISNLPFLSKVLEKVVASQLHNHLKLNSLYETFQSGFRQGHSTETALVRVTNDLLMTADAGSPSILILLDLSAAFDTVDHNILLHRLHNTFGLSNSVYDWFSSFLSGRTEYVALGKAKSDTHIVTCGVPQGSVLGPTLFTLYLLPLGHVISTHGLSFHCYADDTQLYLKMDFNHPNHSALSYSAALTTCLEDIKAWMKLNFLQLNSSKTEAILVGTPHQVSTTTITSISFSDQDIPLSSVVTNLGVKMDPHLTYDTHIQQLCKASFYHLRNIAKLRPLLTLADAEKLVHAFVSSRLDYCNALLIGIPSKSIQKLQYVQNSAARILMRVRKFNHITPILKTLHWLPVSLRIEYKVSLLTHQCLHGTAPTYLKDLLTPQTSVRSLRSSSTFLLKTQRTKLRTMGDRAFCSAAPRLWNALPDHLRAPQNVATFKCGLKTHLFKRAFHC from the coding sequence ATGATACTCGGTGACTTTAACATTCATGTTGACACCCCCTCCTGCCACTCTGCTGCTGAGTTCCTCCATCTACTCGACTCTTTAAATCTGCAGCAACATGTTGATGCCCCCACTCACTCCAAGGGACACACACTTGACCTGGTAATATCAAGCTATGTTCCCATTAAAAAGTTACAGGTACGTGATCTAGGGCTGTCGGACCACAAAGCCATCTACATGGAGCTGCCTTTCTCCTACTCATCACACTGTAAACCGGAGCGGCAAATCAACTTTAGGTCTATTAAAAACATTGACCCTGACGCCCTAGCTCTAGACCTGCAACACATATCCTGTGACCCTACCACTTTTTCCTCAGTTACTGAAACAATGGATTTTTACAATCATTCTCTGTCCAGCCTCCTAGACCACCATGCCCCCATCAGAACCCGCACGGTGACCTTCGCACGTTCAGCCCCCTGGTACACCAGTGAGCTGCGGAGGATGAAATCTGCTGGACGTATCCTTGAACGGCGCTTCAAGGCTTCTGGACTCACCGTTCATATGCAGGCCTATAGGGAACATCAAAAGGCCTATGCCAAATCCCTCAAAGATGCACGGTCCCGGTTTTATTCCAGTATCATCAACAGCAACCCTAGGAACTCGAGACAACTTTTTTCCACCATTAATCACCTTCTCCAGCCACAAACGACCTCTCCCTCGGATGCCACTGTGGAAAATTGCAATAACTTCATGAACTTCTTCAGAGATAAAATAATAACCATCCGCTCCCTTCTCTCCAGTCCTCCTAGCCCATCAGCCACTTTCACCACTTTATCTGAGTCACTGCCGGGACCTTCCAGACCTCTCAGACACTTCTCCACCGTTACTCTGCAAGAGGTTGAGGCAATCATCACTAAGATGAAACCATCCACTTGCGTGTtggaccccctccccacagtTCTGGTAAAATCCAATCTTGCAATCCTCAGCCCCCTCATTACCCAAGTGATAAACCTTTCCCTTCAAGCTGGTCATGTTCCACCAGCACTCAAAAATGCTGTCATTAGGCCACTtcttaaaaaacacacactggaTCCTGATCAACTTATTAACTACAGACCCATATCTAACCTCCCATTTCTCTCAAAGGTGCTGGAAAAAGTAGTGGCTTCCCAACTTCATAACCATCTGAAACTAAATAGTTTATATGAAACATTTCAGTCTGGTTTCCGTCAGGGCCACAGCACGGAAACAGCGCTGGTTAGAGTGACCAATGACCTGCTCATGACAGCTGACGCTGGTTCCCCATCCATTCTCATTCTTCTGGATCTGTCCGCCGCTTTTGACACCGTCGACCACAATATCCTATTGCACCGCCTTCATAACACCTTCGGCCTCTCCAACTCCGTCTACGACTGGTTCTCTTCCTTTCTCTCGGGAAGAACTGAGTACGTTGCCCTGGGGAAAGCCAAATCAGATACCCACATTGTCACCTGTGGGGTTCCCCAGGGCTCGGTACTAGGACCTACTCTTTTCACCCTTTATCTGCTCCCTCTTGGTCATGTTATCAGCACACATGGACTATCATTCCACTGCTACGCTGACGACACACAGCTTTACttaaaaatggattttaatCACCCCAACCACTCTGCACTTTCGTATTCTGCCGCTCTCACCACCTGCCTGGAGGACATAAAGGCGTGGATGAAGCTCAACTTTTTGCAGCTAAACAGCTCCAAAACTGAGGCCATCTTAGTCGGCACTCCACACCAAGTTTCCACTACCACCATCACCAGCATCTCTTTTTCAGATCAGGACATTCCATTATCTTCAGTTGTCACCAACCTCGGTGTAAAAATGGACCCCCATCTCACCTACGATACTCACATCCAACAGCTGTGCAAAGCCTCTTTTTACCACCTCAGGAACATCGCCAAACTCCGTCCATTACTCACCCTGGCAGATGCAGAAAAGCTGGTGCACGCCTTTGTCTCCTCCAGGCTGGACTATTGCAATGCGCTCCTCATCGGGATCCCTAGCAAGAGCATTCAAAAACTTCAATACGTGCAGAACAGCGCTGCTAGGATCCTGATGAGGGTGCGAAAATTCAACCACATCACTCCCATTCTTAAAACACTCCATTGGCTCCCTGTTTCACTCCGCATAGAGTATAAGGTCTCCCTCCTCACCCACCAATGTCTCCACGGAACTGCTCCTACATACCTCAAAGATCTCCTCACTCCTCAGACATCCGTGCGTTCCCTCCgctcctcctccaccttccTTCTTAAAACCCAAAGGACAAAACTGCGCACAATGGGGGATCGGGCCTTTTGCTCTGCGGCCCCTCGTCTTTGGAATGCCCTCCCAGACCATCTGAGGGCACCACAGAATGTAGCCACTTTTAAATGTGGCCTAAAGACCCACCTTTTTAAACGAGCATTTCATTGCTGa